Proteins encoded in a region of the Prochlorothrix hollandica PCC 9006 = CALU 1027 genome:
- a CDS encoding IS5 family transposase: protein MTRQAYDTDLTDGQWQILEPLLPPAKSGGRPRTTDLREILNAIFYLLRAGCAWRLLPHDFPNWHTVYTYFRGWEADGTWEHLNQALREQVRLQAGRNPDPSAACIDSQSVKTPGAAQETGYDAGKKVKGRKRTILVDTMGLLLCVKVHSAKSSDHAGLNLLGLCFATAWQCLQIIWTDSTFGGKAFIAWVKQTFGWTLEVVKRPADQQGFQVLPKRWVVERTFSWFGRYRRLSKDYEYLPTTSEMMLYAAMVNLMVRRLA, encoded by the coding sequence ATGACACGACAAGCCTACGATACTGACCTCACCGATGGCCAGTGGCAGATTCTAGAACCCCTGCTCCCCCCTGCCAAATCAGGGGGACGACCTCGCACCACTGACCTGCGTGAGATCCTCAATGCTATTTTCTACCTCCTCCGAGCCGGGTGTGCATGGCGACTGCTCCCCCACGACTTTCCCAATTGGCACACGGTCTACACCTATTTCCGAGGCTGGGAAGCAGATGGAACCTGGGAGCATCTCAACCAAGCCCTTCGAGAACAAGTCCGCCTCCAAGCTGGACGCAATCCAGACCCTTCTGCGGCCTGTATCGACTCTCAATCCGTGAAAACGCCAGGGGCTGCTCAAGAAACTGGCTACGATGCAGGTAAAAAGGTGAAGGGCCGTAAACGGACGATTTTAGTCGATACCATGGGTTTACTCTTGTGCGTTAAGGTTCACAGTGCTAAATCCTCAGACCATGCAGGATTGAACCTCTTAGGTCTGTGCTTTGCCACAGCTTGGCAGTGTTTACAGATTATTTGGACTGATAGCACCTTTGGGGGCAAAGCCTTTATTGCCTGGGTTAAGCAAACGTTTGGCTGGACTCTAGAGGTTGTGAAACGTCCCGCTGACCAGCAAGGGTTCCAAGTGTTGCCCAAGCGTTGGGTTGTGGAGCGCACCTTCTCCTGGTTTGGTCGGTATCGCCGCTTGAGCAAAGATTATGAATATTTGCCCACCACCAGTGAGATGATGCTGTATGCTGCCATGGTCAATCTGATGGTCAGAAGGCTTGCCTAA
- a CDS encoding esterase-like activity of phytase family protein: MSQFNRIASFVVASQIEPNSNTNTETAAEIVAASTDGNTLVYSNSPQGTIGFVDITNPAAPVGLGELDMAGEPTSVTVLGDYVLVAVNTSADFVNPSGQLRAIDLATQQIVQSWNIGGQPDSIAVSPDGTYAVIAIENERDEDLNDGALPQLPAGNVVIVNTADANPANWTTSVVTLTGLTGLTEATDPEPEFVDISTDNIAAVTLQENNAIVLIDLETGEVTNSFSAGTVDLDGIDTVEEDPAIIDQTSFLEDIPREPDGITFIGTEYIATADEGDLDGGSRGFTIFDLEGNVVYTSGNEMDQIAAQVGHYPDARSENKGNEPENIEFATYGETDYLFVNSERSSLVFVYNVDDPTAPVFEQVLPAGVAPEGGKAIPDRNLLVVASEADDRGAVIRSVLNIYQYSDAAATYPTLQSVDGANGAPIPWGAMSGLAAGPGDTLYAVEDSFYGSNRFFTIDTSTATASLTTATTIKDTNGVFAALRPDRVNADADKTVNIDPEGIAATGDGFLWIASEGSGAAGDANKILNYLFKVDAATGTIAEVITLPDDVNAKQIRFGLEGVAYDEDKLTVILQRAWDGDPNPRVLVYDTATSEWVGDYFYPLDAVESQNGGWVGLSDISPLGNNNFLVLERDNQGGPDAAVKRLYSINLSGLADGDTIEKEFVRNLIPDFTATGGLMPEKLEGLAVTENKIWIINDNDGVNDNSGETQLISLDFSAKIGETTALIPQAGSSTLPEHLVDGESGDTAFPYGTFKALATVGEIDPNTGHVLTGYPDGQAAWLLDEDTIRVVYQSESYATMSNETYPWFMDSGVSFTGSHVHAIDYNRAAFADFLNNDSAASEMFEGAGHLFNTVYNVFGEIVDGKNANTSDLSAKWGNQTGADGTLYEFDEDFQLTQADWFFHSFCGAYYEQANKYGDGIGFADDVWLMGEEWNIGDTMYESRGGNDFFTDNTMGLASMVVDIANEVAYTAPVLGQSGYEKIMPINSGHEDYVVLAMSGYNLEVEPAPLKIYIGKKDFDASGNAIADYTGLSDRDAFLARNGLLFGQLYGMAATAETYAGLGITNVDADTEMLNAYATNGSAPDTFGVRYYATDYRWNGFDTPENAGDTEVYRWLQDGDTVEGVVEANEQPDGYTFFNGDSKVEHPAVDPDINQSRYVINLTDARAILGIDFNNIVTDLENDLDNNGLPDYLSADVTRILAGVDGSLTLETNGKGAAPVGPNNPDGTATHATHVERNRAYADQPDGLQWVKTADGDYLIVDEDSGNDYGERKYVLPIDSETLQLTDPGTGYFLASAGGSLNPRAQAGVAAIPGTFSRATGAEFSGTWNVSHLVAKKEDGTFYTQEELTGTAIQEIIGSLPLEEQTFLGVVQQASESGGLVADRLADQGGQIFLFNITEPLIAYTELSPETPFDTAAPAQMTGLEGYTVDPVFTVGESFSVNGAAYTPPGILDGLGAFALDEDTVRVLANHELRPDAGYTYTLTQGTADTSDDVQLTGARVSYFDINKDTRQLESTGLAYNKIYNRAGELVDEASDLEFEGLNRLCSAQYIEAEQFGEGRGLVDSMFFTGEEADGGTEFALDPDTNTLYALPWMGRAAWESVTELDTGTTDKIALLIGDDRGGAPLLLYVGNKGEGEGDDFLVRNGLASGKLYVWVADSGETSPEEFNGTGESRDGAFVAIDYYRPDLAGNGEYDELGFATQDKQDALAEAAGAFQFSRPEDLERV; encoded by the coding sequence ATGTCTCAATTTAACCGCATCGCCTCTTTTGTCGTTGCTAGCCAGATTGAACCCAACAGCAACACCAATACCGAGACTGCTGCTGAAATTGTTGCCGCTAGTACCGATGGCAATACCCTTGTGTATTCCAACTCTCCCCAGGGAACGATCGGCTTTGTAGATATTACTAACCCCGCTGCCCCCGTTGGCTTAGGGGAACTGGACATGGCTGGTGAGCCGACCAGTGTGACGGTGTTGGGAGATTATGTCCTAGTTGCCGTTAACACCAGTGCGGACTTTGTGAACCCCTCTGGCCAATTGCGGGCGATCGATCTGGCAACCCAGCAAATCGTCCAGTCTTGGAATATTGGCGGTCAACCGGACTCGATCGCCGTCAGCCCTGATGGAACCTACGCGGTCATCGCCATTGAAAACGAGCGGGACGAAGATCTCAACGATGGGGCACTGCCTCAACTACCCGCCGGTAATGTAGTTATTGTCAACACCGCCGATGCGAATCCTGCAAACTGGACAACCAGCGTTGTTACTTTAACTGGACTGACCGGGCTGACGGAAGCCACTGACCCAGAGCCGGAGTTTGTGGACATCAGCACCGATAATATTGCCGCTGTAACCCTGCAAGAGAACAACGCGATCGTTCTGATCGACCTGGAAACGGGTGAAGTGACTAACAGCTTCTCCGCTGGCACGGTAGATTTGGATGGCATTGACACCGTAGAAGAAGACCCCGCCATCATCGACCAAACTTCTTTCCTGGAAGATATCCCCCGCGAACCCGATGGGATTACCTTCATCGGTACCGAGTATATTGCCACCGCTGACGAAGGGGATCTGGATGGCGGTAGCCGAGGCTTCACCATTTTTGATCTCGAAGGCAACGTAGTTTACACCTCCGGCAATGAGATGGATCAGATTGCCGCCCAGGTGGGACACTACCCCGATGCCCGCTCTGAGAACAAAGGCAATGAGCCGGAGAACATTGAGTTTGCCACCTACGGTGAAACCGATTACCTCTTCGTCAACTCCGAGCGCTCCAGCCTGGTCTTTGTTTACAACGTGGACGATCCCACTGCTCCCGTATTTGAGCAAGTTCTACCCGCTGGTGTGGCTCCCGAAGGCGGTAAAGCCATTCCCGATCGCAATCTGTTGGTGGTTGCTTCTGAAGCAGACGATCGGGGTGCCGTGATTCGCTCCGTTCTCAATATCTACCAATACTCTGATGCGGCTGCGACTTACCCTACCCTCCAATCTGTAGACGGAGCCAATGGCGCACCGATTCCCTGGGGCGCGATGTCTGGTCTGGCTGCTGGCCCAGGCGATACCCTCTATGCGGTGGAAGATAGCTTCTATGGCTCTAACCGCTTCTTCACGATCGACACCTCCACCGCCACCGCCAGCCTGACCACCGCCACCACCATCAAAGACACCAATGGCGTGTTTGCGGCTTTGCGTCCCGATCGGGTCAACGCCGATGCGGATAAAACCGTCAACATCGACCCCGAAGGCATTGCCGCCACTGGCGATGGTTTCCTCTGGATTGCTTCCGAAGGGTCCGGAGCCGCTGGGGATGCGAACAAGATTCTCAACTACCTCTTCAAGGTTGACGCAGCGACGGGAACGATCGCAGAGGTCATTACCCTACCCGATGATGTGAATGCCAAGCAGATTCGCTTTGGCTTAGAAGGCGTTGCCTACGATGAAGACAAGCTGACCGTCATTCTCCAACGGGCCTGGGATGGGGATCCGAACCCCCGCGTGTTGGTTTATGACACTGCAACCTCCGAGTGGGTGGGCGATTACTTCTATCCCCTGGATGCGGTTGAGTCTCAAAACGGCGGCTGGGTTGGTCTATCGGACATTTCGCCCCTGGGTAACAACAACTTCCTCGTCCTAGAGCGGGACAACCAGGGTGGTCCCGATGCAGCAGTTAAGCGTCTCTATTCCATCAACCTGTCTGGTTTAGCCGACGGGGACACGATCGAGAAGGAATTTGTGCGCAACCTGATTCCAGACTTCACCGCTACGGGTGGTTTAATGCCCGAAAAGCTAGAAGGTCTGGCGGTGACTGAGAATAAGATTTGGATCATCAACGACAACGATGGTGTAAATGACAACAGTGGCGAAACCCAACTGATTTCCCTAGACTTCAGTGCCAAGATTGGTGAAACCACAGCCCTGATTCCCCAAGCTGGCAGTTCTACTCTGCCTGAGCATTTAGTTGACGGTGAAAGTGGTGACACCGCTTTCCCCTACGGTACCTTCAAGGCTCTGGCCACCGTTGGTGAAATTGATCCCAACACCGGTCACGTCCTGACGGGCTATCCCGATGGTCAAGCGGCTTGGCTGCTGGATGAAGACACCATCCGCGTGGTTTACCAGTCCGAGTCCTACGCCACGATGTCCAACGAAACCTACCCTTGGTTCATGGATAGTGGAGTGAGCTTCACCGGTTCCCACGTCCACGCGATCGACTACAACCGCGCCGCCTTTGCGGACTTCCTCAACAACGACAGCGCTGCTAGCGAAATGTTTGAGGGGGCCGGTCACCTCTTTAACACGGTGTACAACGTCTTTGGCGAGATTGTCGATGGCAAGAATGCCAATACTAGCGATCTGAGCGCCAAGTGGGGCAACCAGACCGGAGCCGATGGAACCCTTTACGAGTTTGATGAAGACTTCCAGTTGACCCAAGCCGACTGGTTCTTCCACTCCTTCTGCGGTGCCTACTACGAGCAAGCCAACAAGTATGGTGACGGAATTGGCTTTGCCGACGATGTGTGGCTGATGGGCGAAGAGTGGAACATTGGCGATACCATGTATGAAAGTCGCGGTGGCAATGACTTCTTCACCGACAACACGATGGGCTTAGCCTCAATGGTGGTGGATATTGCCAACGAGGTCGCCTACACTGCCCCCGTGTTGGGTCAGTCGGGCTACGAAAAAATTATGCCAATCAACTCCGGTCATGAGGACTATGTGGTGCTGGCCATGTCCGGTTACAACCTGGAAGTGGAACCCGCTCCTCTGAAAATCTACATCGGTAAGAAAGATTTTGATGCCAGTGGCAATGCGATCGCCGACTACACTGGTTTGTCCGATCGGGATGCCTTCTTAGCTCGTAATGGTCTGCTCTTCGGTCAACTCTACGGGATGGCTGCCACGGCTGAAACCTACGCCGGCCTGGGCATTACCAACGTAGATGCCGATACCGAAATGCTCAACGCCTACGCCACCAATGGGTCTGCGCCCGACACCTTTGGTGTGCGCTACTACGCTACGGACTATCGCTGGAATGGTTTCGACACCCCGGAAAATGCCGGTGACACGGAAGTTTACCGCTGGTTACAAGACGGTGACACCGTAGAGGGTGTAGTGGAAGCCAACGAGCAACCCGACGGTTACACCTTCTTCAATGGCGACAGCAAAGTAGAACACCCCGCCGTTGACCCCGACATCAACCAATCTCGCTACGTCATCAACCTGACCGACGCTCGTGCCATCCTGGGCATTGACTTTAACAACATCGTCACTGACCTGGAAAACGACCTTGACAATAACGGCTTGCCAGATTACCTGTCCGCCGATGTTACCCGTATTCTCGCCGGTGTGGATGGCTCCCTCACCCTAGAAACCAATGGCAAGGGCGCAGCTCCTGTTGGTCCGAACAATCCTGACGGCACCGCAACCCATGCCACCCATGTGGAACGCAATCGAGCCTATGCCGATCAGCCTGACGGTCTTCAGTGGGTCAAAACCGCTGATGGCGACTACCTCATTGTCGATGAAGACTCCGGCAACGACTACGGCGAGCGCAAGTACGTGCTTCCGATCGATTCCGAGACCTTGCAACTGACCGATCCGGGTACGGGCTACTTCCTCGCTTCCGCTGGTGGTTCCCTCAACCCCCGCGCCCAAGCTGGTGTAGCCGCTATCCCTGGTACCTTCTCCCGGGCAACCGGTGCAGAGTTTTCCGGTACCTGGAACGTCAGTCACCTGGTAGCCAAGAAGGAAGACGGAACCTTCTATACCCAGGAAGAACTCACGGGTACCGCCATTCAAGAGATCATTGGTAGCTTGCCTCTGGAGGAACAGACCTTCCTCGGTGTGGTGCAACAGGCCAGTGAATCCGGTGGTCTTGTGGCCGATCGTCTTGCGGATCAGGGGGGGCAAATCTTCCTGTTCAACATCACTGAACCCCTCATTGCCTACACTGAACTTTCCCCTGAAACACCCTTTGACACTGCTGCTCCGGCCCAAATGACTGGACTGGAGGGCTACACCGTGGATCCAGTATTCACCGTGGGTGAAAGCTTCAGTGTCAACGGAGCAGCCTACACGCCCCCTGGCATCTTAGATGGTTTAGGAGCCTTTGCCCTGGATGAAGATACGGTACGGGTTCTCGCCAACCACGAACTGCGTCCTGATGCTGGCTATACCTACACCTTAACCCAAGGCACTGCCGACACCTCCGATGATGTGCAGTTAACGGGCGCACGGGTTTCTTACTTCGACATCAACAAAGACACTCGTCAACTGGAGTCTACCGGTCTGGCCTACAACAAGATTTACAACCGAGCCGGTGAACTGGTGGATGAAGCCAGTGACCTGGAATTTGAAGGTTTGAATCGCCTCTGCTCTGCCCAGTACATCGAAGCCGAGCAGTTTGGTGAGGGTCGCGGTCTGGTGGACTCCATGTTCTTTACAGGGGAAGAAGCTGACGGTGGTACGGAGTTTGCCCTCGATCCTGACACCAACACCCTCTATGCCTTGCCCTGGATGGGTCGGGCAGCTTGGGAAAGTGTCACTGAACTGGATACCGGTACAACCGATAAGATTGCACTCCTGATCGGTGACGATCGCGGTGGTGCGCCTCTGCTACTGTATGTGGGTAACAAAGGGGAAGGTGAAGGGGATGACTTCCTGGTACGCAATGGTTTAGCCAGTGGCAAACTCTATGTTTGGGTGGCCGACAGCGGTGAAACCAGCCCCGAAGAGTTCAATGGTACTGGTGAAAGCCGCGATGGTGCCTTCGTTGCGATCGATTACTACCGTCCTGATTTGGCGGGTAATGGGGAATACGATGAACTCGGCTTTGCCACCCAAGACAAGCAAGATGCCCTCGCTGAAGCAGCAGGTGCTTTCCAATTCTCCCGTCCTGAAGACTTAGAACGTGTTTGA
- a CDS encoding Uma2 family endonuclease, whose protein sequence is MIAQLQSASVTTSASVTTSASVTTSATVEDYFALEAAAPDKHDYNNGVITPMVGGTPNHNRIIGNLYATLYLALKKTEYDVFMTDQRLQIPKTNRYTYPDIFVTQGDLQLLPGRTDTLTDAVLIAEILSTSTQEDDRTQKFAAYQTLASFQEYLLIDQYQVWVEQYCKQDDRHWRYTRYTNPNETLTLTQIPATLTIAELYDRVQFPPSP, encoded by the coding sequence ATGATTGCCCAACTTCAGTCTGCAAGCGTAACCACAAGCGCAAGCGTAACCACAAGTGCAAGCGTAACCACAAGCGCAACGGTCGAAGACTACTTCGCCCTCGAAGCCGCCGCCCCCGACAAGCACGACTACAACAACGGAGTCATCACTCCCATGGTCGGAGGAACCCCCAACCATAACCGTATCATTGGCAATCTCTATGCAACTCTCTATTTAGCGCTCAAAAAGACCGAATACGATGTTTTTATGACCGATCAGCGGCTCCAGATCCCCAAAACCAACCGCTACACCTACCCCGATATTTTTGTCACCCAGGGCGATCTGCAACTGTTACCGGGACGCACCGACACCCTCACCGATGCGGTGCTAATCGCCGAAATCCTCTCCACCTCCACCCAAGAAGACGATCGAACCCAGAAATTTGCCGCTTACCAAACCCTAGCCAGTTTTCAGGAATATCTCTTGATTGATCAGTACCAAGTTTGGGTCGAGCAGTACTGCAAACAGGACGATCGCCACTGGCGCTACACCCGCTACACCAATCCCAACGAAACCCTCACCCTCACCCAAATCCCCGCCACCCTGACGATCGCGGAACTCTACGATCGCGTTCAATTCCCTCCCTCCCCCTGA
- a CDS encoding glycosyltransferase family 39 protein, translating to MSVPEPVSIPLHPTVFSARLSTRHYYHLALWTVLGAVVRFLWLGHFAPWTDECATWVFSLGRSFDTIPINQVLSLDKLLDPLALDPQRSLMDVVTRLRHDDNHPPLFFLMMHGWLHWMGTPDRPLSLFWLRAPSALMGVALIPATFGLSWFTFRSPPLAQTAAALTAFSPLLLFLSRQARHYSFAQLWLLLSLVGLVGVIRAIDRGRSLSYGWIGLWVLSNGLAMASHYFSALGLGAEAMVVLGCLVQRRSQVQIHWRQWLGPLGLAALGTALVSSIWIFYGIIPTDPSLTQWVRSSAPFSQTVDPLVRLWLWLVSMVLMLPSDFNVLPLGILVLVGCVTLYLFVHLTRTSLTVWGKACGGNSSVLQSLGLPQPNPVPAPWSLEFSAEPPATQPDDRNPGTPDIPLGLQILGGYTLATGAIVLLLTYVLGVDLTLAPRFQFPYAMTLLILVSAALVDGLQGRRWWVGGVAALSVITSVGQWGYLQNARPDLLFKAMAPAYGAPALVVTGHIHYGQVGGLMGLGWQFQSLPDSQRPQFFFTSWLNYDQSFQTMEDTVQGMQTTLNPDAAPLQVWLINSLGNRPLDLPDCVADSAYGDRIGDYRYQLYRCNPRP from the coding sequence ATGTCAGTGCCTGAGCCTGTCTCTATTCCCTTGCACCCCACCGTATTTTCCGCCAGATTATCGACCCGGCATTACTACCACTTGGCCCTGTGGACTGTTCTGGGGGCAGTCGTGCGCTTCCTGTGGTTGGGGCATTTTGCCCCCTGGACGGATGAATGTGCCACTTGGGTCTTTAGCTTGGGTCGGAGCTTTGACACCATCCCCATTAATCAGGTTCTCAGTCTGGATAAATTGCTGGATCCCCTGGCCCTGGATCCCCAGCGCAGCTTGATGGATGTGGTGACCCGCCTCCGCCATGATGACAACCATCCTCCCCTCTTCTTTCTGATGATGCATGGTTGGTTGCACTGGATGGGGACCCCCGATCGGCCCCTGTCCCTGTTTTGGCTCCGGGCACCCAGCGCCTTGATGGGGGTGGCCCTGATCCCCGCCACCTTTGGTCTCAGTTGGTTCACCTTCCGATCGCCCCCCTTGGCCCAGACAGCAGCAGCCCTCACCGCCTTCTCTCCCCTGCTCCTGTTTTTGTCCCGCCAAGCCCGCCACTATAGCTTTGCCCAATTGTGGCTCCTGTTGTCCCTCGTTGGCTTGGTGGGGGTGATTCGGGCCATCGATCGGGGCCGATCCCTGTCCTATGGTTGGATTGGCCTTTGGGTTCTGTCCAATGGCTTAGCCATGGCTTCCCATTATTTTTCCGCCCTGGGCCTAGGGGCAGAGGCCATGGTGGTGCTGGGCTGTTTGGTGCAGCGGCGCAGCCAAGTCCAGATCCACTGGCGGCAGTGGCTGGGTCCCTTGGGGCTGGCGGCTCTGGGTACGGCCCTCGTCAGTTCCATCTGGATCTTTTATGGGATCATCCCAACGGATCCCTCCCTAACCCAATGGGTTCGCTCCAGCGCCCCCTTTTCCCAAACCGTCGATCCTTTGGTACGACTCTGGCTCTGGCTGGTGTCTATGGTTTTGATGTTGCCGTCGGATTTCAATGTGCTACCCCTAGGGATTTTGGTGTTGGTGGGCTGTGTGACCCTCTATCTGTTTGTCCACCTCACCCGCACCAGCCTGACCGTCTGGGGCAAAGCCTGCGGGGGCAACTCGTCGGTTCTCCAGTCCCTCGGTCTTCCCCAGCCCAACCCGGTTCCCGCTCCATGGTCGCTAGAATTCTCGGCAGAACCCCCAGCAACCCAACCCGATGATCGGAACCCAGGAACCCCCGATATCCCCCTGGGGCTACAGATCTTGGGGGGGTATACCCTGGCCACGGGGGCGATCGTCCTCCTGCTCACCTATGTTCTGGGGGTAGACCTGACCCTAGCGCCCCGATTTCAGTTTCCCTATGCCATGACCCTGTTAATCCTGGTCAGTGCTGCCCTGGTGGATGGACTCCAGGGACGGCGCTGGTGGGTGGGGGGGGTGGCGGCCCTCAGTGTCATCACCAGTGTGGGGCAGTGGGGCTATCTGCAAAATGCTCGGCCCGACTTGCTGTTTAAAGCCATGGCACCGGCCTATGGAGCGCCAGCCTTGGTGGTGACGGGCCACATTCACTATGGCCAAGTGGGCGGCTTAATGGGTCTGGGCTGGCAGTTTCAGTCCTTACCGGACTCCCAACGCCCCCAGTTTTTCTTCACCTCTTGGCTCAATTACGATCAGTCGTTCCAAACCATGGAGGATACGGTGCAAGGGATGCAAACCACCCTGAACCCCGATGCTGCCCCCTTGCAGGTGTGGCTGATCAATAGCCTGGGCAATCGCCCGTTAGACCTACCGGACTGTGTGGCGGACTCGGCCTATGGCGATCGCATTGGTGATTACCGCTACCAGTTATACCGCTGTAACCCACGGCCCTAA
- a CDS encoding RRXRR domain-containing protein, whose product MQYVPVVDSNQRPLMPTTPNRAERWSKSGKATPFFRKGIFCVRLNVEPSGRVTQSVAVGRIQRLGGYYNKRKSAPIETL is encoded by the coding sequence ATGCAGTATGTTCCAGTAGTCGATTCCAATCAACGCCCCCTGATGCCAACAACGCCCAACCGAGCAGAGCGTTGGAGCAAATCGGGCAAAGCGACTCCGTTCTTTCGGAAAGGTATCTTCTGTGTTCGGCTCAACGTCGAGCCGTCAGGGCGAGTCACCCAGTCCGTCGCTGTTGGGCGCATCCAGAGGTTGGGGGGGTACTACAATAAGAGAAAGAGCGCCCCTATCGAGACGCTCTGA
- a CDS encoding RRXRR domain-containing protein, protein MRPAVGVDPGSKREGFTVKSQAHTYLNQQFQAVNWVKDAEEASTKARRARRYRKTPYRVNRKNRKRGGIPPSTKARWQLKVRVVKVYAAIFPISHIGIEDVKAETRKGCKTWNTSFSPLEVGKQWCYSELREIANLTTFNGYEDTYLTRQALRLKKSKNKLSKGFNAHCVDSWVLAYLLVGGDSFPDNTEVIECKPIRLHRRQLHVFNPGERGYRRPYGGSMSQGLKRGGIVKHPKYGKCYVGGEDIVKSRVSLHSLAAGKRLCQNAKPEDCRFLAYNSWRTVKPS, encoded by the coding sequence ATGCGCCCCGCTGTTGGCGTTGATCCAGGTTCCAAGCGTGAAGGTTTCACGGTCAAGTCTCAAGCGCACACCTATCTCAATCAACAGTTTCAGGCTGTTAATTGGGTGAAGGATGCAGAAGAAGCAAGTACAAAGGCACGACGGGCACGACGCTATCGCAAGACTCCCTATCGTGTCAATCGAAAAAATCGCAAGCGTGGCGGAATCCCTCCGTCAACTAAAGCACGATGGCAACTTAAAGTCAGGGTGGTCAAGGTCTATGCCGCAATCTTTCCGATTTCTCATATCGGGATTGAGGATGTCAAAGCCGAAACCCGCAAGGGTTGTAAGACCTGGAACACCTCTTTTTCGCCCCTTGAAGTCGGGAAGCAGTGGTGCTACTCCGAGTTAAGGGAGATTGCCAACCTGACGACTTTTAACGGTTACGAAGACACTTACCTGACTCGTCAAGCATTGAGGCTGAAGAAGTCTAAGAATAAGCTGTCTAAAGGGTTTAACGCTCATTGTGTTGATTCCTGGGTTCTGGCTTATTTACTTGTCGGCGGTGATTCCTTCCCCGATAACACCGAGGTCATAGAATGCAAACCCATTAGATTGCATCGTCGTCAGCTTCATGTTTTCAACCCTGGAGAACGCGGGTATCGCCGTCCTTACGGCGGATCAATGTCTCAAGGACTAAAACGTGGCGGGATTGTCAAACATCCCAAGTATGGCAAGTGCTATGTTGGTGGCGAGGACATTGTGAAGTCTCGCGTGAGTCTCCACAGTCTTGCTGCAGGCAAACGTCTTTGTCAAAACGCAAAGCCAGAAGATTGTAGGTTTTTAGCCTACAACTCATGGCGAACTGTAAAGCCGTCCTAA
- a CDS encoding TPM domain-containing protein, with protein MIHRFSQAVIAGLISLVLALGLGIPAAHAYDNPELLPEEQTPIIDLAHSFADGQIQSLVQELEDFEVETGWKLRVLTQYDRTPGRAIKDYWDLDAHSFLVVADPRGGNLLNFNVGGDFYRIIPRTFWVELQTRFGNLYYVRDNGEDGAILGALRAVETCVRQNGCSVVPGLPQEQWVLTFVSSILGGIICGLAGYPRKPGQSFAWQWVLVLSPLWGILFLAFGVGPIVTRTSDWLPLAQNAGGFVVGALVAYLPSQFRNASPSET; from the coding sequence ATGATCCATCGTTTTTCCCAAGCTGTTATTGCCGGACTGATCAGCCTGGTTCTGGCCCTGGGGTTGGGGATTCCCGCCGCCCATGCCTATGACAACCCTGAACTGCTGCCGGAGGAGCAAACCCCCATCATTGACCTGGCCCATTCCTTTGCCGATGGCCAAATCCAAAGTTTAGTCCAGGAACTGGAAGACTTTGAGGTGGAAACGGGGTGGAAATTGCGGGTTCTGACCCAGTACGATCGCACACCGGGCCGAGCCATTAAGGATTACTGGGACTTGGATGCCCACAGCTTTTTAGTGGTGGCAGATCCACGGGGGGGCAACCTGCTCAATTTCAATGTGGGGGGCGATTTCTATCGCATTATTCCCCGCACCTTTTGGGTGGAGCTACAAACCCGATTTGGTAATCTGTACTATGTGCGGGACAACGGCGAAGATGGCGCAATTTTGGGGGCGTTACGGGCGGTGGAGACCTGTGTTCGCCAAAATGGCTGTAGTGTCGTGCCCGGTTTACCCCAAGAGCAATGGGTTTTGACCTTTGTCAGTTCGATCCTGGGGGGGATTATTTGTGGCCTCGCCGGTTATCCCCGCAAGCCGGGACAGAGTTTCGCATGGCAGTGGGTGTTGGTGCTGTCTCCCCTGTGGGGCATTTTGTTTTTAGCCTTTGGGGTGGGTCCGATCGTCACCCGCACCTCAGACTGGTTACCCTTAGCCCAAAATGCCGGGGGCTTTGTGGTAGGAGCGCTGGTGGCCTATCTGCCGTCCCAGTTCCGCAATGCATCCCCTTCGGAGACCTAA